A region of Haliotis asinina isolate JCU_RB_2024 chromosome 9, JCU_Hal_asi_v2, whole genome shotgun sequence DNA encodes the following proteins:
- the LOC137296983 gene encoding uncharacterized protein, with amino-acid sequence MFTRLHIQAREDMIRYHVTPAASLWPSLDEEFDCRPLASSPSPSPDPLRVFTPFWARPDHGETLPAPVTITYADYYPVPSDDDSDYWVYEDEDDDSFVEDIHPVRKALKRVAAFFRRVFS; translated from the exons atgtttacacggctgcatattcaag cacgggaagacatgatccggtatcacgtcactcctgctgctagtctatggccgtcgctggatgaggaattcgactgt CGTCCCTTGGCTTCGTCcccgagtccctctcccgaCCCCCTGCGTGTTTTCACCCCcttctgggcccgccctgaccacggtGAGACACTCCCTGCCCCGGTTACCATCACCTATGCCGACTATTACCCTGtcccaagtgacgacgacagtgactactgggtgtacgaggacgaggacgacgacagcttcgtggaggatattcatcccgtgaggaaggcgctgaagagagtggctgccttctttaggagagtattctcgtag